One Drechmeria coniospora strain ARSEF 6962 chromosome 01, whole genome shotgun sequence genomic region harbors:
- a CDS encoding WD-repeat protein pop3, with protein MYPILPLTVHFQLASSSPTTLWDRLRSLCLPPPAGPTACRFPRLTHHHLTLVVVISPPRESTPPKQSQDKTSPAGSSRPSLQDTSGIGAESRRSQEAAVAIAVAMSVILCTGNASSPSHMSRSRSRSVPLTAVVVVVVLATTTPSGRLSSSAGPEASRHCAGSVVGEHADRQAGCRFWEALSGICSRTIQHPDSQVNRLCISPDKRFLAAAGHHTVKLYDIKSTNPNPLLTFEGHAGNITGVAFHCEGKWMVTSSEDGTVKIWETRTGTVQRSYSHGSAANDVVIHPNQGEIISCDRSGSVRIWDLAENTCAHELIPEEDVPVSSVTVASDGTLLCAANTLGNVFVWTLRQLYDRTEILPVTHFSAHKEYITRLLLSPDVKKLATCSADHTAKIWEVQDVRPRSEAEAEPRPFPLEATLTGHQRWVWDCAFSADSAYLVTACSDHYARLWEVQSQQIIRQYNGHHRGAVCVALNDYSETR; from the exons ATGTACCCCATACTTccact GACAGTACACTTCCAGCTCGCCAGCTCGTCGCCAACCACACTGTGGGACCGACTCCGTTCGCTTTGCTTGCCACCTCCCGCTGGCCCAACTGCGTGCCGTTTCCCTCGACtcacccaccaccacctgaCCCTCGTTGTCGTCATCTCTCCTCCACGCGAGAGCACTCCGCCCAAACAGAGCCAAGACAAAACGTCCCCCGCGGGCAGCAGCCGCCCGTCTCTCCAGGACACGAGTGGAATCGGAGCGGAATCGAGGCGGAGccaggaggcggccgtcgccatcgctgTCGCCATGTCGGTGATTCTCTGTACCGGTAATGCCTCGTCTCCCTCCCACATGTctcgcagccgcagccgcagcgtaccgttgacggccgtcgtcgtcgtcgtcgtc CTGGCTACGACCACACCATCAGGTaggctctcgtcgtcggctggccCCGAGGCATCCCGTCACTgcgccggctccgtcgttGGTGAGCACGCTGACAGGCAGGCCGGCTGCAGGTTCTGGGAGGCCCTCTCGGGCATCTGCTCGCGCACCATCCAGCACCCCGACTCGCAGGTCAACCGTCTCTGCATCTCGCCCGACAAACgattcctcgccgccgccggccaccACACGGTCAAGCTCTACGACATCAAGTCGACGAACCCGAACCCGCTGCTGACCTTTGAGGGTCACGCTGGCAACATCACGGGCGTCGCCTTTCACTGCGAGGGAAAGTGGATGGTGACGAGCTCcgaggacggcaccgtcaaGATCTGGGAGACGCGCACGGGCACGGTGCAGCGCAGCTACAGCCACGGCAGCGCCGCcaacgacgtcgtcatccaCCCGAACCAGGGCGAGATCATCAGCTGCGACCGGTCGGGCAGCGTGCGCATCTGGGACCTCGCCGAGAACACGTGCGCCCACGAGCTCATCCCCGAGGAGGACGTTCCCGTGTCGAGCGTGACGGTGGCAAGCGACGGCACCCTGCTCTGCGCCGCCAACACGCTC GGCAACGTCTTCGTCTGGACCCTGCGCCAGCTGTACGACCGAACCGAGATCCTGCCCGTGACGCACTTCAGCGCTCACAAGGAGTACATCACCCGCCTCCTCCTGTCGCCCGACGTCAAGAAGCTCGCCACCTGCAGCGCCGACCACACGGCCAAGATCTGGGAGGTGCAGGACGTCAGGCCGCgctccgaggccgaggccgagccgaGGCCCTTTCCCCTCGAGGCGACGCTCACGGGCCACCAGAGGTGGGTGTGGGACTGCGCCTTCAGCGCCGACTCGGCCTACCTCGTGACGGCGTGCTCGGATCACTACGCGCGGCTGTGGGAGGTGCAGAGCCAGCAGATCATCCGCCAGTACAACGGTCACCACCGGGGAGCCGTGTGCGTCGCCCTCAACGACTACTCGGAGACTCGTTGA